Proteins from a genomic interval of Amycolatopsis sp. cg13:
- a CDS encoding PadR family transcriptional regulator: MALEHAILVSLSERSGSGYELARRFEKSIGLFWSASHQQIYRVLKRMEEAGQVAVDVVAQDGRPDKKVYTVSEPGRVELRRWLAEPSPSAGPQELAVKLRGASFGDPEAVAAEITRHRDAHAERLELYRQIEKRDFPAPDRLRGRPLHQYLVLRGGIRVEEGQVEWLEEILTALQADEKDGR, translated from the coding sequence ATGGCACTGGAGCACGCGATCCTCGTCTCGCTCTCGGAACGCTCCGGCTCGGGCTACGAGCTGGCGCGCCGGTTCGAGAAGTCCATCGGGCTGTTCTGGAGCGCCTCCCACCAGCAGATTTACCGCGTGCTGAAGCGAATGGAGGAGGCCGGTCAGGTCGCGGTCGACGTGGTGGCCCAGGACGGTCGGCCGGACAAGAAGGTCTACACGGTCAGCGAGCCGGGCCGGGTCGAACTGCGCCGCTGGCTCGCCGAACCGTCGCCGTCAGCCGGGCCGCAGGAGCTGGCGGTGAAGCTGCGCGGCGCGTCGTTCGGAGACCCCGAGGCGGTCGCCGCCGAGATCACCCGGCACCGCGACGCGCACGCTGAGCGGCTTGAGCTGTACCGGCAGATCGAGAAGCGCGACTTTCCCGCCCCAGACCGGCTCCGCGGCCGCCCGCTGCACCAATACCTCGTGCTGCGCGGCGGAATCCGGGTCGAAGAAGGCCAGGTCGAGTGGCTGGAAGAAATCCTGACCGCGTTGCAGGCAGACGAGAAGGACGGACGATGA